Proteins from a genomic interval of Ramlibacter algicola:
- a CDS encoding cytochrome c oxidase subunit 3: protein MSEVARDGTALDVSALPTVVFSHRTMMWWGTLGLMAVEGTVFALAVMTYFYLRSHADNWPLGVKAPDLLWGTVNTVIMLVSLVPNHFTKKAAERYDLAGVRLWLWVSIAVGVAFLGVRVLEFASLNVRWDTNAYGSIVWMLLGLHTTHLVTDVFDSIVLGVLFFTGPLEGKRYTDVSENAFYWYFVVFSWLPIYLVLYWGARAT from the coding sequence ATGAGCGAAGTGGCGCGCGACGGCACGGCGCTGGACGTCTCCGCGCTGCCGACCGTGGTGTTCTCCCACCGCACCATGATGTGGTGGGGCACGCTGGGCCTGATGGCCGTCGAGGGCACGGTGTTCGCGCTCGCGGTCATGACCTACTTCTACCTGCGCAGCCACGCGGACAACTGGCCGCTGGGCGTGAAAGCTCCCGACCTGCTGTGGGGCACGGTGAACACCGTGATCATGCTGGTGAGCCTGGTGCCGAACCACTTCACCAAGAAGGCCGCCGAACGCTACGACCTGGCCGGCGTGCGGCTGTGGCTCTGGGTGTCGATCGCCGTCGGCGTGGCGTTCCTCGGGGTGCGGGTGCTGGAGTTCGCGTCGCTCAACGTCCGCTGGGACACCAACGCCTACGGCTCCATCGTCTGGATGCTCCTGGGCCTGCACACCACCCACCTCGTGACCGACGTCTTCGATTCGATCGTGCTGGGCGTGCTGTTCTTCACCGGCCCGCTGGAAGGCAAGCGTTACACCGACGTCAGCGAGAACGCGTTCTACTGGTACTTCGTGGTGTTC
- the ctaD gene encoding cytochrome c oxidase subunit I: MRGPLGEQPDESGAHLKDGAPAGSAAALALDRTWSDPPGLLGWFCAINHKTIATRFLVTTLAFFALGGLLAAAMRLQLSRPENGLMGPDLYNQVFTMHGSTMMFLFAVPVMQAMATYFVPLMIGARSVAFPRMNAYAYYVFLAGGTMLWIAFAFNSAGDAGWFAYPPLSGPDYSPGKRIDFWAQMITYTELAALLEAVVVITTVFKLRAPGMTLGRMPLFVWAMLVTAFAVLFAMPAVMLSSTALLLDRLVGTHFYNPAEGGDAILWQHLFWFFGHPEVYLIFMPGLGFMSAIISTFTKRPVFGYTAMVLSLIATAFLSFGLWVHHMFATNLPDLGKTFFTAASMLIAIPSATQIFCWLATIGGGRLVLRTPMLYALSFFFILVIGGMTGLMLASVSLDTQVHDTYFVVAHLHYVLIGGAVFPLFGALYYWYPKFTGRVMSEKLGKASFWTMFVAFNVAFFPMHVLGLQGMPRRIYTYQSGMGWDGLNLLSSIGSYAFAFGIFLTLANAIRSRRAGEVAGPDPWGAGTLEWATDSPPAPPNFHRIPVVHGPYPLWEVPPAGAPTHVAGLSAGIREHLITTVIDAKPDHRTTFPAPTPWPFVAAICTTILFTGLVFTPWAVVWGTIPVAIALTIWFWPKRAEVRRALAVEKAS, translated from the coding sequence ATGAGGGGACCGCTGGGCGAGCAGCCCGACGAGAGCGGCGCGCACCTGAAAGATGGCGCACCGGCCGGCAGTGCCGCGGCGCTGGCGCTGGACCGCACCTGGTCCGACCCACCCGGCCTGCTGGGCTGGTTCTGCGCCATCAACCACAAGACGATCGCCACGCGCTTCCTCGTCACCACGCTCGCGTTCTTCGCGCTCGGCGGGTTGCTCGCGGCGGCGATGCGATTGCAGCTGTCGCGGCCGGAGAACGGCCTCATGGGACCGGATCTCTACAACCAGGTCTTCACCATGCACGGCTCGACCATGATGTTCCTGTTCGCCGTGCCGGTGATGCAGGCCATGGCGACCTACTTCGTGCCGCTGATGATCGGCGCGCGCAGCGTGGCGTTCCCGCGCATGAACGCCTACGCGTACTACGTCTTCCTGGCAGGCGGGACGATGCTGTGGATCGCGTTCGCCTTCAACAGCGCGGGCGACGCCGGCTGGTTCGCGTACCCGCCGCTGTCCGGCCCGGACTACTCGCCGGGCAAGCGCATCGACTTCTGGGCGCAGATGATCACGTACACCGAGCTCGCGGCGCTGCTGGAGGCGGTGGTGGTCATCACGACGGTGTTCAAGCTGCGCGCGCCGGGCATGACGCTGGGCCGCATGCCGTTGTTCGTGTGGGCGATGCTGGTCACCGCGTTCGCCGTGCTGTTCGCGATGCCGGCGGTGATGCTTTCCAGCACCGCGCTGCTGCTGGACCGGCTGGTCGGTACGCACTTCTACAACCCGGCCGAGGGCGGCGACGCCATCCTGTGGCAGCACCTGTTCTGGTTCTTCGGCCACCCCGAGGTCTACCTGATCTTCATGCCCGGCCTCGGGTTCATGTCCGCGATCATCTCCACCTTCACCAAACGTCCGGTCTTCGGCTACACGGCGATGGTGCTGTCGCTGATCGCCACCGCGTTCCTGTCGTTCGGCCTGTGGGTGCACCACATGTTCGCGACCAACCTGCCGGACCTGGGCAAGACCTTCTTCACCGCGGCCAGCATGCTGATCGCGATCCCCAGTGCGACGCAGATCTTCTGCTGGCTGGCGACGATCGGCGGTGGCCGCCTGGTGCTGCGCACGCCGATGCTGTACGCGCTGTCGTTCTTCTTCATCCTCGTGATCGGCGGCATGACCGGCCTGATGCTCGCATCGGTGTCGCTGGACACGCAGGTGCACGACACCTACTTCGTCGTCGCGCACCTGCATTACGTGCTGATCGGCGGCGCGGTGTTCCCGTTGTTCGGCGCGCTCTACTACTGGTATCCCAAGTTCACCGGCCGCGTGATGTCGGAGAAGCTGGGCAAGGCGTCGTTCTGGACCATGTTCGTCGCCTTCAACGTCGCCTTCTTCCCGATGCACGTGCTCGGCCTGCAAGGGATGCCGCGGCGCATCTACACCTACCAGTCCGGCATGGGCTGGGACGGGCTGAACCTGCTGTCGTCGATCGGCTCGTACGCGTTCGCGTTCGGCATCTTCCTGACCCTGGCCAATGCGATCCGGAGCCGGCGCGCCGGTGAGGTCGCGGGACCGGATCCATGGGGTGCGGGCACGCTGGAGTGGGCGACGGACTCGCCGCCCGCGCCGCCGAACTTCCACCGCATTCCCGTGGTGCATGGTCCGTATCCGCTGTGGGAAGTGCCGCCGGCCGGCGCGCCGACCCACGTCGCGGGGCTCTCCGCCGGCATTCGAGAGCACCTGATCACGACCGTGATCGACGCGAAGCCCGACCACCGCACCACCTTCCCCGCGCCGACGCCCTGGCCCTTCGTCGCGGCCATCTGCACGACGATCCTGTTCACCGGCCTCGTGTTCACGCCCTGGGCGGTCGTGTGGGGGACGATCCCGGTCGCGATCGCGCTGACGATCTGGTTCTGGCCCAAGCGCGCCGAAGTGCGCCGGGCGCTGGCAGTGGAGAAGGCGTCATGA